Proteins encoded in a region of the Tubulanus polymorphus chromosome 10, tnTubPoly1.2, whole genome shotgun sequence genome:
- the LOC141911633 gene encoding xylosyltransferase oxt-like — translation MACIDDTKCGAYRFKPGSCDCELYHGVNRTSPTSTGQFRKDVYCKEYRGCFKDTADRDVNGLEKSDFKQLTPDICRQFCLEKGFYYAAVQYSYSCFCGNLYGKHGRVADAECNMKCLNSPSFICGEIFRYFSNGNPQSQLSRQMA, via the exons ATGGCTTGCATAGACGATACAAAGTGCGGTGCGTACCGGTTTAAACCGGGTTCTTGTGATTGTGAATTATACCATGGCGTCAACCGAACTTCACCGACAAGTACCGGACAATTCCGGAAAGATGTTTACTGTAAAG AATACAGAGGATGTTTTAAAGATACGGCGGATAGAGATGTCAATGGTCTAGAGAAATCAGATTTTAAGCAATTAACGCCCGATATTTGCCGCCAGTTCTGTTTGGAAAAAG GATTCTATTACGCCGCGGTACAGTACTCATACTCCTGTTTTTGCGGTAATCTTTACGGCAAACATGGACGCGTCGCTGACGCTGAATGCaatatgaaatgtttgaattctCCAAGTTTTATTTGCGGTG AAATATTCAGATACTTCTCCAACGGGAACCCGCAAAGCCAGCtatcccgccagatggcgtga